From a single Onychomys torridus chromosome 9, mOncTor1.1, whole genome shotgun sequence genomic region:
- the LOC118591595 gene encoding olfactory receptor 4K2-like, translated as MERLNYSRVPEFVLLGLTDSPELQLFFFVAFSIFYLMTMLGNCLILFTVLSTSHLHSPMFFLLSNLSLIDICLSSFATPKMIMDFFAHHKTISFEGCISQIFLLHLFTGTEIVLLISMSFDRYIAICKPLYYSTIMSQKVCVGLVVTSWMVGFLHTMSQLVFILYLPFCGPNVVDSFFCDLPLVIQLACIDTYVLGIFMVTTSGVIALISFLLLLISYIVVLVTIRDHSSIGSSKALSTCTSHFIVVLMFFGPCIFIYVWPFTNFLVDKILSVFYTIFTPFLNPLIYTLRNQEVRTAVKKKISNQYFTFGKTTPHYTVKALERS; from the coding sequence CGTGTTGCTTGGACTCACTGATTCTCCCGAGCTTCAGCTATTCTTCTTTgtggcattttccattttctatttaATGACCATGCTTGGGAATTGCCTAATTCTGTTCACTGTCCTCTCCACTTCACATCTCCACTCCCCCATGTTCTTCCTTCTCAGCAACCTTTCTCTGATTGACATATGCCTCTCCTCCTTTGCCACACCAAAGATGATCATGGACTTCTTTGCTCACCACAAGACCATCTCTTTTGAGGGGTGCATTTCTCAAATCTTTCTTTTGCATCTTTTCACTGGAACTGAAATTGTACTGCTAATTTCCATGTCTTTTGACAGGTATATTGCCATATGTAAACCTCTCTACTATTCAACAATTATGAGCCAAAAAGTGTGTGTTGGGCTTGTGGTAACTTCTTGGATGGTAGGCTTCCTACATACAATGAGCCAATTAGTTTTTATCCTGTATTTACCCTTCTGTGGTCCCAATGTAGTagacagtttcttctgtgatcttcctCTGGTAATCCAGCTGGCTTGTATAGATACGTATGTTCTTGGTATCTTCATGGTCACGACCAGTGGCGTTATTGCTCTTAtaagttttctgctcttgctcatCTCTTATATTGTGGTGCTTGTAACTATCAGAGACCACTCCTCAATTGGATCATCTAAAGCTCTTTCTACCTGCACTTCACATTTCATAGTTGTGCTAATGTTCTTTGGGCCTtgcattttcatttatgtgtggcCCTTCACAAACTTTCTGGTGGATAAAATTCTCTCTGTTTTCTACACCATCTTCACCCCTTTTCTGAATCCACTTATCTATACTCTGAGAAACCAGGAAGTGAGGACagcagtgaagaaaaaaataagtaaccaATATTTTACTTTTGGGAAAACAACTCCACATTATACCGTGAAAGCACTGGAGAGATCCTGA
- the LOC118590851 gene encoding olfactory receptor 4K2-like, whose translation MINMDNKSVVTEFVLLGLSNSWELQIFFFIVFSLFYVATMVSNVIILVIVVFDSHLHSAMYFLLTNLSIIDMSLASFATPKMIIDYLTDHKTISFGGCISQIFFLHLFTGTEIILLMAMSFDRYIAICKPLHYASIISPQVCILFVVSSWIVGIMHSMSQVIFALTLPFCGPNKIDSFFCDLPVVFQLACVDTYVLGLFMISTSGIIALSCFILLFNSYVIVLVTIKHHSSRGSSKALSTCTAHFIVVFMFFGPCIFIYMWPQNSFVIEKILSVFYTIFTPVLNPVIYTLRNQEVNSAMKKLRSKFLNFSTEASPHSL comes from the coding sequence ATGATTAATATGGATAATAAGTCTGTTGTGACTGAATTTGTTTTGCTGGGACTCTCTAATTCCTGGGAACtacagatatttttctttatagtgttTTCACTCTTTTATGTGGCAACGATGGTGAGTAATGTCATCATACTTGTCATTGTTGTATTTGACTCTCACCTACACTCTGCCATGTATTTTCTGCTTACCAACCTTTCTATTATTGATATGTCTCTTGCTTCCTTCGCCACTCCCAAGATGATCATAGACTATCTAACTGACCATAAAACAATCTCTTTTGGGGGGTGCATCTCCCAGATATTCTTTCTCCACCTGTTCACTGGTACtgagattattttattaatggCTATGTCTTTTGACCGGTATATTGCAATTTGTAAACCCTTGCACTATGCTTCAATCATTAGTCCCCAAGTGTGTATTCTCTTTGTGGTGTCTTCATGGATCGTGGGAATCATGCATTCAATGAGTCAGGTCATATTTGCCCTCACATTACCATTCTGTGGTCCCAATAAGATAGATAGCTTTTTCTGTGACCTTCCTGTGGTGTTCCAGTTAGCTTGTGTGGATACTTATGTTCTTGGTCTCTTTATGATTTCTACAAGTGGCATAATTGCATTGTCTTGCTTTATCCTGTTATTTAATTCATATGTTATTGTGCTGGTTACAATAAAACATCATTCTTCCAGAGGGTCATCTAAGGCCCTTTCCACCTGTACAGCCCATTTCATTGTTGTCTTCATGTTCTTTGGACCATGCATCTTCATCTATATGTGGCCACAAAACAGCTTTGTGATAGAAAAGATCCTGTCTGTATTTTATACCATCTTCACTCCTGTTCTGAACCCAGTAATATATACTTTGAGAAATCAAGAAGTAAATTCAGCCATGAAGAAACTGAGAAGTAAGTTTCTCAATTTCAGTACAGAAGCGTCTCCTCATTCTTTATAG